A genome region from Brienomyrus brachyistius isolate T26 chromosome 23, BBRACH_0.4, whole genome shotgun sequence includes the following:
- the tmem54b gene encoding transmembrane protein 54b isoform X3 has product MYSYFLSILSLPCVSKSHEVASVVQGRERRVETNDQRRKMCFLLWGSLLGGLLAAASVAGLAVTLGRAIAAGPHSLLAHCKVQDASGNPVIANECPFQPTRIYGTTIVLWVPLIVLCMVESSILGRNVVVCVSFLYFPVPRRASRRTIIATQVRVVSREELTWALWAEPSKQWEEPLLAGSSEMEAGTPEQPKLRSQFDRSSLWI; this is encoded by the exons ATGTATAGTTACTTCCTGTCGATCCTCTCACTGCCTTGCGTGTCGAAAAGCCATGAGGTCGCTAGTGTTGTTCAAGGACGTGAAAGACGTGTAGAGACTAATGACCAGAGGAGAAAA ATGTGCTTCCTGCTGTGGGGCAGCCTGCTGGGTGGCCTCCTGGCTGCCGCCTCGGTCGCAGGCCTGGCTGTGACCCTGGGGAGGGCCATTGCTGCCGGGCCTCACAGTCTTCTGGCCCACTGCAAGGTCCAGGATGCCTCTGGCAACCCTGTCATTGCCAACGAGTGTCCCTTCCAACCCACCCGCATCTAC GGAACAACCATTGTCCTCTGGGTTCCTCTCATTGTGTTATGCATGGTGGAATCCTCCATCTTGGGGAGGAATGTTGTGGTTTGCGTCTCCTTCCTGTACTTCCCTGTCCCCCGCCGGGCCAGTAGGAGGACCATAATTGCCACCCAG GTGAGAGTGGTGAGCCGAGAGGAACTGACATGGGCTTTGTGGGCGGAgcctagcaaacagtgggaggagCCTCTTCTGGCAGGGTCTTCAGAAATGGAGGCAGGAACTCCAGAACAGCCCAAGCTGCGAAGTCAGTTTGACAGAAGCAGCCTTTGGATCTGA
- the tmem54b gene encoding transmembrane protein 54b isoform X2 yields MENLGAAHSGAADSITLMRAGLAMVVVGHVNFLLGALVHGSVLRHISLRWQSQAAVYTCAHVAALVAGLMGIIVGVSTLIISRRKSKKLMCFLLWGSLLGGLLAAASVAGLAVTLGRAIAAGPHSLLAHCKVQDASGNPVIANECPFQPTRIYVRVVSREELTWALWAEPSKQWEEPLLAGSSEMEAGTPEQPKLRSQFDRSSLWI; encoded by the exons ATGGAAAACTTAG GAGCTGCTCACAGTGGTGCGGCAGACAGCATAACCTTGATGAGGGCAGGACTGGCCATGGTAGTGGTAGGCCATGTGAACTTCCTGCTGGGTGCGCTAGTGCACGGCAGCGTGCTCCGACACATCAGCCTACGCTGGCAGAGCCAAGCTGCGGTGTACACTTGCGCCCACGTCGCCGCCCTGGTGGCTGGCCTCATG GGAATCATTGTCGGAGTATCAACCCTTATCATATCCAGACGGAAGAGCAAGAAACTA ATGTGCTTCCTGCTGTGGGGCAGCCTGCTGGGTGGCCTCCTGGCTGCCGCCTCGGTCGCAGGCCTGGCTGTGACCCTGGGGAGGGCCATTGCTGCCGGGCCTCACAGTCTTCTGGCCCACTGCAAGGTCCAGGATGCCTCTGGCAACCCTGTCATTGCCAACGAGTGTCCCTTCCAACCCACCCGCATCTAC GTGAGAGTGGTGAGCCGAGAGGAACTGACATGGGCTTTGTGGGCGGAgcctagcaaacagtgggaggagCCTCTTCTGGCAGGGTCTTCAGAAATGGAGGCAGGAACTCCAGAACAGCCCAAGCTGCGAAGTCAGTTTGACAGAAGCAGCCTTTGGATCTGA
- the tmem54b gene encoding transmembrane protein 54b isoform X1, whose translation MENLGAAHSGAADSITLMRAGLAMVVVGHVNFLLGALVHGSVLRHISLRWQSQAAVYTCAHVAALVAGLMGIIVGVSTLIISRRKSKKLMCFLLWGSLLGGLLAAASVAGLAVTLGRAIAAGPHSLLAHCKVQDASGNPVIANECPFQPTRIYGTTIVLWVPLIVLCMVESSILGRNVVVCVSFLYFPVPRRASRRTIIATQVRVVSREELTWALWAEPSKQWEEPLLAGSSEMEAGTPEQPKLRSQFDRSSLWI comes from the exons ATGGAAAACTTAG GAGCTGCTCACAGTGGTGCGGCAGACAGCATAACCTTGATGAGGGCAGGACTGGCCATGGTAGTGGTAGGCCATGTGAACTTCCTGCTGGGTGCGCTAGTGCACGGCAGCGTGCTCCGACACATCAGCCTACGCTGGCAGAGCCAAGCTGCGGTGTACACTTGCGCCCACGTCGCCGCCCTGGTGGCTGGCCTCATG GGAATCATTGTCGGAGTATCAACCCTTATCATATCCAGACGGAAGAGCAAGAAACTA ATGTGCTTCCTGCTGTGGGGCAGCCTGCTGGGTGGCCTCCTGGCTGCCGCCTCGGTCGCAGGCCTGGCTGTGACCCTGGGGAGGGCCATTGCTGCCGGGCCTCACAGTCTTCTGGCCCACTGCAAGGTCCAGGATGCCTCTGGCAACCCTGTCATTGCCAACGAGTGTCCCTTCCAACCCACCCGCATCTAC GGAACAACCATTGTCCTCTGGGTTCCTCTCATTGTGTTATGCATGGTGGAATCCTCCATCTTGGGGAGGAATGTTGTGGTTTGCGTCTCCTTCCTGTACTTCCCTGTCCCCCGCCGGGCCAGTAGGAGGACCATAATTGCCACCCAG GTGAGAGTGGTGAGCCGAGAGGAACTGACATGGGCTTTGTGGGCGGAgcctagcaaacagtgggaggagCCTCTTCTGGCAGGGTCTTCAGAAATGGAGGCAGGAACTCCAGAACAGCCCAAGCTGCGAAGTCAGTTTGACAGAAGCAGCCTTTGGATCTGA
- the LOC125719576 gene encoding gap junction beta-3 protein-like, translating into MDWKTLRDFLSGVNKYSTGFSRIWLAVVFVFRVMVFVVAAERVWADDQKDFDCDTRQPGCPNACYDHFFPISHIRLWALQLIFITCPSFMVVLHVAYRKDRERKYRAKHGEGTRLYDNLGQKHGGLWWTYLLSLFFKTGMEICFLYLLHIIYNSFFLPRVVKCKQWPCLGEVNCYIGHPTEKNVFTYFMVGASALCIILNISEISYLIFVRLLRAAHRGSRSLLRQGSKSEECNACSVSATRLKEKQDSSSA; encoded by the coding sequence ATGGATTGGAAGACTCTCCGGGACTTCCTCAGTGGGGTGAACAAGTACTCCACTGGCTTCAGCCGGATCTGGCTGGCGGTGGTCTTCGTTTTCCGGGTGATGGTGTTTGTGGTGGCGGCGGAGCGCGTCTGGGCCGACGATCAGAAGGACTTCGACTGTGACACCCGGCAGCCGGGATGCCCCAACGCCTGCTACGATCACTTCTTCCCCATCTCGCACATCCGCCTGTGGGCCCTGCAGCTCATCTTCATCACCTGCCCCTCCTTCATGGTGGTGCTGCACGTGGCGTACCGTAAGGACCGTGAGCGCAAGTACCGTGCCAAGCACGGCGAGGGCACGCGCCTCTACGACAACCTGGGCCAAAAGCACGGCGGCCTGTGGTGGACCTACCTGCTCAGTCTCTTCTTCAAGACCGGCATGGAGATTTGCTTCCTCTATCTGCTACACATCATCTACAACAGCTTCTTCCTGCCTCGTGTTGTGAAATGCAAACAGTGGCCCTGCCTTGGAGAAGTCAACTGCTACATCGGCCACCCCACGGAGAAGAACGTGTTTACCTACTTCATGGTTGGTGCCTCTGCCCTCTGCATCATCCTCAACATCAGCGAGATCTCCTACCTGATCTTCGTGCGCCTCCTGCGTGCCGCCCACAGGGGGAGCCGAAGTCTTTTACGGCAAGGGTCCAAAAGCGAGGAATGCAATGCGTGCAGCGTCTCCGCCACCCGGCTGAAAGAAAAGCAGGACTCCTCCAGTGCCTAG